A single region of the Gasterosteus aculeatus chromosome 1, fGasAcu3.hap1.1, whole genome shotgun sequence genome encodes:
- the ahr2 gene encoding aryl hydrocarbon receptor 2 isoform X1, which yields MLANTTLYAAKKRKKPVQKIPKPPPPNGAKSNPSKRHRDRLNGELDKLTGLLPFSGEVRARLDKLSVLRLSVGYLKVKGYFNATMKKGHNASSWTSAQSLALGGPPTPSSCSTAPPSSSEATSIDGVGFDEGDLLLQALNGFVMVVTAEGYVFYTSPTIQDFLGFHQSDVVHQSVFELIHTDDRALFRRQLHFALNPNSSQQDGGDSLSEQSSAQVSTNVMTYDPQAIPPENSSFLERNFCCRFRCLLDNSSGFLALNFRGRLKFIHGQNRVSEDGASVPPQLALFCIATQMQPPAILEIRTKTLIFQTKHKLDFTPMGIDSRGKVVLGYNEVELCMKGSGYNFIHAADMMYCADNHVRMMKTGESGFTVFRLLAKTGSWIWVQANARLVFKAGKPDFIVARQRALINEEGEDQLRLRRLQLPFNFATGEALLYDVAPTVDAPDPPDPCSAPKQRKLDDYIVSRESMLGCMLCQDQSLYCEHNKNNAFNSISDAAFKDSHATVSVPRDLWEPAAPRPEPVKSDATVQDMMETLQQILGENDLSEALDVGPEELKSWESTLLKMSSKSCEVSENLEDILSNDILTYVEEQLQREGALKRPDAAPECFAAPELRDQNPGWPPQPQSQLIPNGGPLRLTHMEAPPLALQQSAPVAPPTFDPFVAAHSQNQFGTLPLAAGGNGLLRPPAAGQMHPQQAALPMQSPPQTWTPSGLWDQSARGQHGFNAQGNAGSSASNFNQADHFLETYVQSIPSFPGGTVEGRFGLTTQSGADPRLVWSLEAPPAGAPLGNAPGHAGVGGPAFMHPQTPSVPFPFQPPPPAPLSHCAFRDAPPSLPLNGLRTPSKPACFYQALPGAGALPELDDAVLSCQVTASLPPDGVLSFCEQTQISRPAVGNGGFPFSSPPNAYYPDSQ from the exons CCACCATGAAGAAAGGTCACAACGCTTCCAGCTGGACCAGCGCGCAGAGCCTCGCGCTCGGGGGGCCGCCGACTCCGTCCAGCTGCTCCacggcccccccctcctcctccgaggcGACCTCCATCGACGGGGTCGGCTTCGACGAGGGAGACCTGCTGCTCCAG GCTCTAAACGGCTTCGTGATGGTGGTGACGGCGGAAGGCTACGTCTTCTACACCTCCCCCACCATCCAGGACTTCCTGGGCTTCCACCAG TCGGACGTCGTCCACCAGAGCGTGTTTGAGTTGATCCACACAGACGACAGAGCTCTCTTCAGGAGGCAGCTCCACTTCGCCCTCAACCCCAACAGCAGCCAGCAGGACGGAGGCGACAGCCTCA GCGAGCAGAGCTCGGCGCAAGTCAGCACCAACGTCATGACCTACGACCCCCAGGCGATCCCCCCCGAGAACTCCTCCTTCCTGGAGCGGAACTTCTGCTGCCGCTTCCGCTGCCTGCTGGACAACTCCTCCGGCTTCCTG GCTCTGAACTTCCGCGGCCGCCTGAAGTTCATCCACGGACAGAACCGGGTGTCGGAGGACGGGGCCTCGGTGCCGCCGCAGCTCGCCCTGTTCTGCATCGCCACGCAGATGCAGCCGCCGGCCATCCTGGAGATCCGCACCAAGACGCTGATCTTCCAGACCAAGCACAAGCTGGACTTCACCCCCATGGGCATCGACAGCAG AGGGAAGGTGGTTCTGGGTTACAACGAAGTGGAGCTCTGCATGAAGGGCTCGGGCTACAACTTCATCCACGCGGCAGACATGATGTACTGCGCCGACAACCACGTCCGGA TGATGAAAACCGGAGAAAGCGGCTTCACCGTCTTCAGGCTTCTGGCCAAAACCGGCTCGTGGATCTGGGTCCAAGCCAACGCGCGGCTGGTCTTCAAAGCGGGGAAACCGGACTTCATCGTGGCCCGCCAGAGAGCTTTGAT aaacgaagaaggagaagatcagCTGCGCCTCCGTCGGCTGCAGTTGCCGTTCAATTTCGCCACCGGCGAGGCGCTGCTGTACGATGTCGCTCCCACCGTCGacgcccccgacccccccgacccttGCTCCGCCCCCAAGCAGAGGAAGCTGGACGACTACATCGTCAGCCGCGAGTCCATGCTGGGCTGCATGCTGTGTCAGGACCAGTCTCTCTACTGCGAGCACAACAAGAACAACGCCTTCAACAGCATCAGCGACGCCGCCTTCAAGGACAGCCACGCCACGGTCAGCGTGCCCAGGGACCTCTGGGAGCCGGCCGCGCCCCGACCCGAGCCGGTGAAGTCCGACGCCACGGtgcaggacatgatggagaccCTGCAGCAGATCCTGGGGGAGAACGACCTGAGCGAGGCCCTGGACGTGGGACCCGAGGAGCTGAAGAGCTGGGAGAGCACCCTGCTGAAGATGAGCAGCAAGAGCTGCGAGGTGAGCGAGAACCTGGAGGACATCCTCAGCAACGACATCCTCACCTAcgtggaggagcagctgcagcgggAGGGCGCGCTCAAGCGGCCAGACGCCGCGCCGGAATGCTTCGCGGCTCCTGAGCTCCGGGACCAGAACCCGGGCTGGCCCCCGCAGCCCCAGAGCCAGCTGATCCCAAACGGAGGGCCGCTGAGGCTGACCCACATGGAGGCTCCTCCGCTGGCCCTCCAGCAGAGCGCTCCTGTTGCTCCACCCACCTTCGACCCTTTCGTGGCGGCTCACTCGCAGAACCAGTTCGGGACCTTGCCGCTCGCCGCCGGGGGCAACGGCCTGCTGAGGCCCCCTGCGGCCGGTCAGATGCACCCCCAGCAAGCGGCTCTTCCCATGCAGAGCCCCCCCCAGACGTGGACGCCGAGCGGCCTCTGGGACCAAAGCGCCAGGGGACAGCACGGGTTCAACGCGCAGGGAAACGCGGGGAGCTCCGCCTCCAACTTCAACCAAGCCGACCACTTCCTGGAAACCTACGTCCAAAGTATCCCAAGTTTCCCCGGGGGAACCGTCGAGGGGCGCTTCGGGCTGACGACCCAAAGCGGCGCCGACCCGAGGCTGGTCTGGTCGTTGGAGGCCCCGCCAGCAGGCGCCCCACTCGGCAACGCGCCGGGGCACGCCGGCGTCGGCGGGCCGGCGTTTATGCATCCGCAGACTCCCAGCGTGCCGTTTCCtttccagccgccgccgccggccccaTTGAGCCACTGTGCGTTCagagacgcccccccctccctgcctctgAACGGCCTCCGGACCCCCTCCAAGCCCGCCTGCTTCTACCAGGCCCTGCCCGGGGCGGGAGCGCTGCCGGAGCTGGATGACGCGGTGCTGTCCTGCCAGGTGACAGCGAGTCTGCCGCCGGACGGCGTTCTGAGCTTCTGTGAGCAGACGCAG ATCagccgcccggcggtcgggaaCGGAGGCTTCCCCTTCTCCTCGCCGCCCAACGCC
- the ahr2 gene encoding aryl hydrocarbon receptor 2 isoform X2 codes for MKKGHNASSWTSAQSLALGGPPTPSSCSTAPPSSSEATSIDGVGFDEGDLLLQALNGFVMVVTAEGYVFYTSPTIQDFLGFHQSDVVHQSVFELIHTDDRALFRRQLHFALNPNSSQQDGGDSLSEQSSAQVSTNVMTYDPQAIPPENSSFLERNFCCRFRCLLDNSSGFLALNFRGRLKFIHGQNRVSEDGASVPPQLALFCIATQMQPPAILEIRTKTLIFQTKHKLDFTPMGIDSRGKVVLGYNEVELCMKGSGYNFIHAADMMYCADNHVRMMKTGESGFTVFRLLAKTGSWIWVQANARLVFKAGKPDFIVARQRALINEEGEDQLRLRRLQLPFNFATGEALLYDVAPTVDAPDPPDPCSAPKQRKLDDYIVSRESMLGCMLCQDQSLYCEHNKNNAFNSISDAAFKDSHATVSVPRDLWEPAAPRPEPVKSDATVQDMMETLQQILGENDLSEALDVGPEELKSWESTLLKMSSKSCEVSENLEDILSNDILTYVEEQLQREGALKRPDAAPECFAAPELRDQNPGWPPQPQSQLIPNGGPLRLTHMEAPPLALQQSAPVAPPTFDPFVAAHSQNQFGTLPLAAGGNGLLRPPAAGQMHPQQAALPMQSPPQTWTPSGLWDQSARGQHGFNAQGNAGSSASNFNQADHFLETYVQSIPSFPGGTVEGRFGLTTQSGADPRLVWSLEAPPAGAPLGNAPGHAGVGGPAFMHPQTPSVPFPFQPPPPAPLSHCAFRDAPPSLPLNGLRTPSKPACFYQALPGAGALPELDDAVLSCQVTASLPPDGVLSFCEQTQISRPAVGNGGFPFSSPPNAYYPDSQ; via the exons ATGAAGAAAGGTCACAACGCTTCCAGCTGGACCAGCGCGCAGAGCCTCGCGCTCGGGGGGCCGCCGACTCCGTCCAGCTGCTCCacggcccccccctcctcctccgaggcGACCTCCATCGACGGGGTCGGCTTCGACGAGGGAGACCTGCTGCTCCAG GCTCTAAACGGCTTCGTGATGGTGGTGACGGCGGAAGGCTACGTCTTCTACACCTCCCCCACCATCCAGGACTTCCTGGGCTTCCACCAG TCGGACGTCGTCCACCAGAGCGTGTTTGAGTTGATCCACACAGACGACAGAGCTCTCTTCAGGAGGCAGCTCCACTTCGCCCTCAACCCCAACAGCAGCCAGCAGGACGGAGGCGACAGCCTCA GCGAGCAGAGCTCGGCGCAAGTCAGCACCAACGTCATGACCTACGACCCCCAGGCGATCCCCCCCGAGAACTCCTCCTTCCTGGAGCGGAACTTCTGCTGCCGCTTCCGCTGCCTGCTGGACAACTCCTCCGGCTTCCTG GCTCTGAACTTCCGCGGCCGCCTGAAGTTCATCCACGGACAGAACCGGGTGTCGGAGGACGGGGCCTCGGTGCCGCCGCAGCTCGCCCTGTTCTGCATCGCCACGCAGATGCAGCCGCCGGCCATCCTGGAGATCCGCACCAAGACGCTGATCTTCCAGACCAAGCACAAGCTGGACTTCACCCCCATGGGCATCGACAGCAG AGGGAAGGTGGTTCTGGGTTACAACGAAGTGGAGCTCTGCATGAAGGGCTCGGGCTACAACTTCATCCACGCGGCAGACATGATGTACTGCGCCGACAACCACGTCCGGA TGATGAAAACCGGAGAAAGCGGCTTCACCGTCTTCAGGCTTCTGGCCAAAACCGGCTCGTGGATCTGGGTCCAAGCCAACGCGCGGCTGGTCTTCAAAGCGGGGAAACCGGACTTCATCGTGGCCCGCCAGAGAGCTTTGAT aaacgaagaaggagaagatcagCTGCGCCTCCGTCGGCTGCAGTTGCCGTTCAATTTCGCCACCGGCGAGGCGCTGCTGTACGATGTCGCTCCCACCGTCGacgcccccgacccccccgacccttGCTCCGCCCCCAAGCAGAGGAAGCTGGACGACTACATCGTCAGCCGCGAGTCCATGCTGGGCTGCATGCTGTGTCAGGACCAGTCTCTCTACTGCGAGCACAACAAGAACAACGCCTTCAACAGCATCAGCGACGCCGCCTTCAAGGACAGCCACGCCACGGTCAGCGTGCCCAGGGACCTCTGGGAGCCGGCCGCGCCCCGACCCGAGCCGGTGAAGTCCGACGCCACGGtgcaggacatgatggagaccCTGCAGCAGATCCTGGGGGAGAACGACCTGAGCGAGGCCCTGGACGTGGGACCCGAGGAGCTGAAGAGCTGGGAGAGCACCCTGCTGAAGATGAGCAGCAAGAGCTGCGAGGTGAGCGAGAACCTGGAGGACATCCTCAGCAACGACATCCTCACCTAcgtggaggagcagctgcagcgggAGGGCGCGCTCAAGCGGCCAGACGCCGCGCCGGAATGCTTCGCGGCTCCTGAGCTCCGGGACCAGAACCCGGGCTGGCCCCCGCAGCCCCAGAGCCAGCTGATCCCAAACGGAGGGCCGCTGAGGCTGACCCACATGGAGGCTCCTCCGCTGGCCCTCCAGCAGAGCGCTCCTGTTGCTCCACCCACCTTCGACCCTTTCGTGGCGGCTCACTCGCAGAACCAGTTCGGGACCTTGCCGCTCGCCGCCGGGGGCAACGGCCTGCTGAGGCCCCCTGCGGCCGGTCAGATGCACCCCCAGCAAGCGGCTCTTCCCATGCAGAGCCCCCCCCAGACGTGGACGCCGAGCGGCCTCTGGGACCAAAGCGCCAGGGGACAGCACGGGTTCAACGCGCAGGGAAACGCGGGGAGCTCCGCCTCCAACTTCAACCAAGCCGACCACTTCCTGGAAACCTACGTCCAAAGTATCCCAAGTTTCCCCGGGGGAACCGTCGAGGGGCGCTTCGGGCTGACGACCCAAAGCGGCGCCGACCCGAGGCTGGTCTGGTCGTTGGAGGCCCCGCCAGCAGGCGCCCCACTCGGCAACGCGCCGGGGCACGCCGGCGTCGGCGGGCCGGCGTTTATGCATCCGCAGACTCCCAGCGTGCCGTTTCCtttccagccgccgccgccggccccaTTGAGCCACTGTGCGTTCagagacgcccccccctccctgcctctgAACGGCCTCCGGACCCCCTCCAAGCCCGCCTGCTTCTACCAGGCCCTGCCCGGGGCGGGAGCGCTGCCGGAGCTGGATGACGCGGTGCTGTCCTGCCAGGTGACAGCGAGTCTGCCGCCGGACGGCGTTCTGAGCTTCTGTGAGCAGACGCAG ATCagccgcccggcggtcgggaaCGGAGGCTTCCCCTTCTCCTCGCCGCCCAACGCC